In one Cervus elaphus chromosome 9, mCerEla1.1, whole genome shotgun sequence genomic region, the following are encoded:
- the FBLL1 gene encoding rRNA/tRNA 2'-O-methyltransferase fibrillarin-like protein 1, which yields MKSTVGLRRGGSGGRGSGGWGGGRGGGGGAGKGAGGDGGPGGKGGFGARTRGFGGGRGRGRGGGGGDGRGDRGGGGQLRGVAKSKNRRRKSVLTVSVEPHRHEGVFIYRGAEDALVTLNMVPGQSVYGERRVTVTEGGEKLEYRTWNPFRSKLAAAILGGVDQIHIKPKSKVLYLGAASGTTVSHVSDIIGPDGLVYAVEFSHRAGRDLVNVAKKRTNIIPVLEDARHPLKYRMLIGMVDVIFADVAQPDQSRIVALNAHTFLRNGGHFLISIKANCIDSTASAEAVFASEVRKLQQENLKPQEQLTLEPYERDHAVVVGVYRPLPKSGGK from the coding sequence ATGAAGTCGACGGTGGGCTTGCGTCGTGGTGGGTCTGGCGGCCGTGGAAGTGGCGGCTGGGGCGGAGGGCGCGGGGGCGGAGGCGGAGCGGGCAAGGGAGCAGGAGGCGACGGCGGCCCTGGAGGCAAGGGCGGCTTCGGGGCGCGGACGCGCGGCTTCGGTGGCGGCCGGGGCCGGGGGCGCGGTGGCGGCGGAGGAGACGGCCGGGGGGACCGCGGAGGCGGCGGGCAGCTGCGCGGCGTGGCCAAGAGCAAGAACCGCCGCAGGAAGAGCGTCTTGACGGTGTCGGTGGAGCCGCACCGGCACGAGGGCGTCTTCATCTACCGCGGGGCGGAGGACGCGCTGGTCACGCTGAACATGGTACCGGGCCAGTCGGTGTACGGCGAGCGGCGGGTCACGGTGACCGAGGGTGGTGAAAAGCTGGAATACCGCACGTGGAACCCCTTCCGCTCCAAGCTGGCCGCGGCCATCCTGGGCGGGGTCGACCAGATTCACATCAAGCCCAAGTCCAAAGTGCTGTACCTGGGTGCCGCCTCGGGGACCACTGTGTCCCACGTCTCCGACATCATCGGCCCGGACGGCCTGGTCTACGCGGTCGAGTTCTCCCACCGCGCCGGCCGCGATCTCGTCAACGTGGCCAAGAAGCGAACCAACATCATCCCGGTCCTCGAAGATGCGCGGCACCCGCTCAAGTACCGCATGCTCATCGGCATGGTGGACGTGATCTTCGCCGACGTGGCGCAGCCGGACCAGTCCCGCATCGTGGCTCTGAACGCCCATACCTTCCTGCGCAACGGGGGCCACTTTCTTATCTCCATCAAGGCCAATTGCATCGACTCTACCGCGTCGGCCGAGGCGGTGTTCGCCTCTGAGGTGAGGAAGTTGCAGCAGGAGAATTTAAAGCCTCAAGAACAGCTGACTCTGGAGCCCTACGAAAGGGACCACGCTGTGGTGGTCGGGGTCTATCGGCCCCTTCCTAAGAGCGGTGGCAAGTAG